CTCAAACTTATTAGAAAAGGTAACGAATCGAATCTGAATTGAAAGGAACAAGCTTTGAGTCCGTTGAAGCCGTGAAAGAAAAAGCGACGCGCGTTTTGGAAGGAACTGACATAAAACGACTTTCCGCACCTTTTTGAACAATGGAAGCTTCGCATGGAGCGATGTAGGGATAGAGAAGGGGTTTATATAAGAGAACGATATGGAATAAGGCAATTATAGAGGTTTGTAACAAGGGTGAATTCGTGGAAACAATGGGTTGTGTACAGTGGTGTTTTTCAAGCAAccaccgccatctctaggtcagaccagggACCATTCTCGTACCTTTATCGACTAGAAAGCCGGAGTGCTGACTTTACAacacaataaaatgaaaatttgcgCCCGAAATTCCCAAGTTTCAGACCACTTCATTCGCTCGCGCGTACGCAGAGGGTTTCGGAAAAGATTCAAATCGATACCTGCCACTTTCAAAGATCGACCTTGTGATTTATAGCATAGCAAAACAGACTCTGTCACGTCCGGTTACAATTGTAGCTTCGATTACGTTTTACTGAAGAGCGTTCACACGTAGTCTCGTACCGTTGCACAGTTTGGGAGGATCGAGATTTCGTAACAACATTATCGGTGTTCCAAACTTTAGACTAAGTCTATGTGCCGGGAAACCTGGAGGATTGAGCGTGTTTGCATTATCAACTTGTAACACAGAATCCATAGATCGAAACTCCATGCATTCTCCATCAAATGAATTTAATCCTTttcaaagaaatcaaaaagaCATTTCCAAAAAcggagaaattagtttttagatattcacACGGTacccatttctaaaaaagaatcgCTTTGATATCTCATTTCGTCATGAAGATTTGCTCGAATTTTGTTTGTTAGGTATTTGTACGAAGAATGTTTTAGTGCAAAAACGAAGTCGATATTTCAATTAGCGGccgagaaaaacgaaaaaatcgtTTTACACCTTTCGAAATCGAAATTTCAatgtctctatctttaatagccTCGGCTGGACGTTGATGAATGAATAAATCCGTCAGTCAGGACATCCTCTGTTATAAATATAGAGATAAGTCTGCTCGCGAAATAGTTTCAACGGAGATTCATGGATGGGGCTTCTGTCAGTCTCGCTAATCAACTACTCGGCTTAAACAGACGCCAAATACGACTAAAGATTCCATTTTTAACCAAGCTGATAACTCGAGAGCCTAATTGGCGTTCAATTCAAGTATTTTGTAATAGAAGAAGCAGAAAGATCAAAGGAAATAAACCCGACAGTCGCAATTAATCAGAGGAGAAAGTTGTAGCTGGAAAGGAACACTAGTTATTAGTCTTACTTAGTATAGCTCCGTTTCCGAAACCAAAATTACAACCACCATGGAACATATAGATATTGACAGAAGCCGGATATTTGACGATAGCTTCATAAACACTCTTCACATATTCAGGAGTTCtagtttgatgtttatttgtcCAATAATCGTACCATCCAATCCAAAATTCCATCACcattaaaggtctaaaaataCCGTTGTCTCTTATAAACACACCGGCAAATATTCGTCGTACGTTACTTATCGGGTTGTAGCTGCTTTAGTTTATTAAAATACGGTTCCGGTGAATCCCCGAAATTAGCCGTTTGAAGAAGTACGCCAGGTAAAGTACCAGAATCTCCACGTCCGATTGGATTGTCCGAAGTTACCAGCAGCTCAACAATACCATTATCTAAATATAATTGCCGaagtatttctaaataatttcgaGACGGAGCGAAATTTTGATAACCTGTATATCCgtattcattttctatttgaaacgCTATAATTGGACCTCCTTTCGTGAACTGATACTTCGCCAGAATCGGTAAAAGTACATTGTAGTATCTGTAAAATAAAACACTCGTTGTTGTCAGTCgacgtgttaataataaattcgtaCGCACCTGGAAACgtatttgatataatttgcTTCGTCGGTTCTAAAGCCCATTGGTTTTTCCCGTAACAACCAACTGGGAAACGCCGCAAAATTATATTCGGCGCTTATAAACGGTCCGGGTCTCAAAATAACGAACAAATCTTCACTCTGCGCCAATTGAAGGAATTCCTCGATATACAAGAAGTCTTGCATTTCAGAACCCCCTCCGCCAAAATCATAACTACCGTTTTGGTATTCGTGTAAATTCCAAGGAATGTACGTTTCGACTGTGTTCAAACCAGCGGAACGAACTTGGGCTAATCTAGTTTTCCAATACGCCCTTGGATTGCGAAAGTAATGAACGGAACCACTGTAGATGAAGATGGGTTTTTCATTGAGAAAGAAATGTGTTTCGTTAGTTGATATTCCTAAGATAAAACGAAACTTACAAGTTATGCAACCTATTATACGTCTTCGTAATGATAGTTGTTCACAttcttgatttaattatttacgTAGGTCTGAggacttttaacaaaaaaaaatataatttttgctaaaataaacctaattctcattttttatttacaatatacaaTTGAATACCAAGTAATTAATACTAACAGTTATGCAACCCATTATACGTCTTCGTAATGATAGTTGCTCACAttcttgatttaattatttaccAAAACATACCTGACAGcctaaaaatgtttaatattcaTAGTTTCTACGTAGGTCTGAggacttttaacaaaaaaaaatataatttttgctaaaataaacctaattctcattttttatttacaatatacaaTTGAATACCAAGTAATTAATACTAACAGTTATGCAACCCATTATACGTCTTCGTAATGATAGTTGCTCACAttcttgatttaattatttaccAAAACATACCTGACAGcctaaaaatgtttaatattcaTAGTTTCTAGGTAGGTCTGAggacttttaacaaaaaaaaatttaatttttgctaaaataaacctaattctcattttttatttacaatatacaaTTGAATACGAAGTAATTAATAGTAAAAGTTATGCAACCTATTATACGTCTTTGTAATGATAGTTGCTCACAttcttgatttaattatttaccAAAACATACCTGACAGcctaaaaatgttaatattcatAGTTTCTACGTAGGTCTGAggacttttaacaaaaaaaaaaataaaatttttgctaaaataaacctaattctcattttttatttacaatatacaaTTGAATACGAAGTACTTAATACTAAAAGTTATGCAACCCATTATACGTCTTTGTAATACTGGTTGCTCATGCTGCTAGAATTTACTTGTCTAAATGTTTTGATTATAACTAATTATATTATCCATTGCATGGAAAACTAAGCATTTATCAGTGGCATGTCGAGTAATAATAATTGTACTGAAGTTTTTATCAcgtaaaaaaacgaaataaattactattgaattattaaataaacgaaataaaaattattaaaatgggaattaaaaataatatatttcaaatttagtgtAAAAACTCACCCGAAACTATGCCTGAAGATGTGTAATATTCATAGTTTGTTGGTAGATCCGTAGATCCTAAGCAATTCacgaacaatataaaaatcagTAACATATTTCGATTCgatcaaaattataattcacccgagattcatatatatatatatatatatatatatatatatatatatatatatatatatatatatatataaatatatatatatatatatatatatatttcctaTTCTGATTTTATAGTCTGAGagctagattttttttatttatacatattttcattacattttcttaattatataattaatttttcacataacgatgatcaaCTTCAACATTTTGGTGGaattgttttgtatatatttttcatatcaataaaaGATGCCATTTGATCGTGATTCTTTCTATTGTACGTCAATCAGGTTGTGAACTGATCGCTTTTAAACGTTTGGaaccatagataaatatattacaattaGAGTCAAATGGTGATGAGATTGTACAAAGTTTtggtaattttaatttcaacgtTCGATATATCGTTACAAAGATATGGTgactaatataatataaattcatatattatgAATTAGCAGTAACTCGAGCTTACTACAAatcaatgataataaataatactatAAGTTACCTTACTATTTTATAGTCCAAATATTaagtatcatatttttttacttcattatCTTAAATGATAATCGCCGTTAGcaacaaatcaatttatatgtaaataaaagaaatatgtaattgtacaaaattcaaaataactccGCCTATGTGTCACAGCCAATGTCAATTAACcactttttttacatatatttagtaagataataaaattatagatttttttaagttttttaacGGTTTCTGGTAGGtcttttcataaatttatgctaatttgaatcaatattgttaacctaaaaaataatcCGATAAAGGACTTCTTGAAAATGTCTTCTTTATTGACGCTATcagaaaatatgttataatataCCCATGTATATCTAAGTCGAGCCCCTTATATAACGCCTGTGTATAAAACCAAAACAGTGAGTCGGAAATCTTGAGAGGTCGGAGTTCAGTGTAGTGCTCAGACACAAGTTGCAGGCCGATGTTCTTTTACTAAATCTTTTCTTGATACAATGACCTCTACTATACATCATCGTTGCTTATATAcgtatttatagaaaaaaaatcataataattgcAAATCGTAGAAAAGTAAACATATCCACTATAATGAAGTATGTAGATTGCTCTATTTTGGTGGTGTTCATTGGTAAGTATagtttataatacaattttatactttattctttcatattttattcttttttcgtTCCCCACGTTGTATCGTAGGGAATTATCATTTTATCTATGAGTTAATCTCGTTGGTATGCAGAATTTGAACTTTGACTAAAAAGTGTTGACAATTATACACAATTGCGCCAAAAATGCAGTGCGCAAGGTCGTCAAAAAACGACACGTGATGTACTAcgacattgaaaaattattgttcttaaaaaaattcatcgtcTGTTAATTGTGATATAAGATCTatatcaaatcaataaattctATAATGTAATGTCATCAATACTAAATATTTCACTCAATACtaaacattttattgttttaatgaCTTTGAGGTTATATAAACTAATACACACAATATCGAAAATAagatattatacatattttcaagCTTTAAAATCTccttgaatgaaaataaaagcatattttcaattcataagggtataaaaaattttcatcccAAAATCTCCACCTAATTCACTGTCCattactaatttttatattttggggAAATATTCATCGCTATTAATCGTCA
The sequence above is drawn from the Diorhabda carinulata isolate Delta chromosome 6, icDioCari1.1, whole genome shotgun sequence genome and encodes:
- the LOC130895382 gene encoding beta-galactosidase-1-like protein 3, whose protein sequence is MLLIFILFVNCLGSTDLPTNYEYYTSSGIVSGISTNETHFFLNEKPIFIYSGSVHYFRNPRAYWKTRLAQVRSAGLNTVETYIPWNLHEYQNGSYDFGGGGSEMQDFLYIEEFLQLAQSEDLFVILRPGPFISAEYNFAAFPSWLLREKPMGFRTDEANYIKYVSRYYNVLLPILAKYQFTKGGPIIAFQIENEYGYTGYQNFAPSRNYLEILRQLYLDNGIVELLVTSDNPIGRGDSGTLPGVLLQTANFGDSPEPYFNKLKQLQPDKPLMVMEFWIGWYDYWTNKHQTRTPEYVKSVYEAIVKYPASVNIYMFHGGCNFGFGNGAILSNELLDNSGFLPMTTSYDYDAPLDEAGDYRQKFFDVRNILSVYNPIKTRLPTPPEILARIAYQNIAINRQIKLGDVIANEPPMVLESENVTAMEMLDINSNSGQSYGYIVYRKENIDLEAGTVLKIGGHVCDTVVVLVNGVLVSPALESSADLDGFGYWRLENSTLIINREAIQDATVDIIVEEWGRMNGGTIFQYNRTLKGLWQGDVYFNDKQVLNWKIVPLEFKKQWNDNLSSWKSVDSKVGPALYGATLSLGTDIRDTYIDMREWVKGLVIVNGFPVRKYFMLGPQQTLYLPAPFLHEGDNHIVVFEHFKASDKLVFSDKQIYSNQ